CGGGAACGTGGCGCCCACCTGGCTGCCCGACGAGCGGTTCTGGTACAGAAGCACGACAGCGACCGGCTTCGAGTACGTGTTGATTGACCCGGTCGCCATGACGCGCACGCCGCTTTTCGACCACGCGAAACTGGCGGCACGACTCTCGGCGGCGGCGAGTGCGACGTTCAACCCGCAGCGTCTGGAGTTGGACGCGCTCGAGCTTGCGGTCGACGGCAAGGCGGTCTCGTTCAACGTGCAAGCGCGACGTTGGACATGCGACGTGACGGGGGCTGGCTGCACATCGGCAGGAGCCGCCTCGACCGGGCGCGGGGCTGCGGGTGGGGGACGGGGTGCCGGGGGACGCGGCGGCCGGGGCGGCGCCGGCGCCTCCGGCAACATTGCGGTGGCTTCACCCGACGGGAAGCGCGCGGTCTTTATCCGCGACTGGAATCTATGGGTGCGCGACGTCGCGAGCGACCAGGAACGCCAACTCACGAACGATGGCGTGAAGTACTTCGGCTACGCCACCGACAACGCCGGCTGGAGCAGCAGCGATCGCGCGATCGTCGTCTGGTCTCCCGACTCGACGAAGGTCGCGACCTTCCAGCAGGACGAGCGAGAGGTGGGCGAGATGTACCTCGTCACGACGCCCACCAGTCCGGTTGGCCATCCGACTCTGCGCGTCTCCAAGTTTCCGCTGCCGGGCGATCGGGTGATGGCCATGATCCACCGGGTCGTCATCGACGTGGACTCCGGACGCGTCACGCGCATCCAGATGCCGCCCGACTATCACCGCGCCACCCTGGGTGACGACATTTCGCTGCGCGACTTTCAATGGAGCCCGGACGCCACTCAGTTGGCCTTCGCATCTGTCTCGCGCGATCACAGGCAGGCGACACTGCGCGTCGCCGACGTAGCGACGGGTGCCGTGCGCACGGTATTCAGCGAGACGGTCAAGACGCAGTACGAGGCACGGGCCGGCTGGCACACGCTCTGGGCCACCAACGAGGTGATCTGGTATTCCGAGCGCGACAACTGGGGCCATCTCTATCTCTACGACCTGACCACCGGTGCGCTCAAGCACCAGATCACCAAAGGCGACGGCCCGGTGATGCAGGTTCTCAGGATTGACGAGAAGACGAGGACGATCTGGTTCGTCGCACAGGGACGGGACAAGGGTGAAGATCCGTACTTCAGGCATGTGTACCGGATCAGCCTGGATGGAACAGGCGACACGGCCCTCACGCCGGATTCCGGTGACCACGTCGTGCAGTTGTCGCCATCGGGGCGTTACCTGATTGACACGGTCTCAACTCCCGAACGCGAGCCGGCGGTGAGTCTGCGCGACGACAGCGGCAAGCGCATCATCATGCCGATCGAGAAGGCGGACATCTCAAAGCTGCTGGCGATCGGCTGGAAGCCGCCCATCCCCATCAAGATGACGGCGCACGACGGCACGACGGACATCTACGGGCTGCTCTTCCGGCCGGCCAGCTTCGATCCCACGAAGAAGTATTCCATCGTCAACAACGTCTATCCCGGGCCGCAGACCGGAAGCACAGGCAGCCGCGCATTCTCCGCCGCGAGAGGCGACCGCCAGGCCCTCGCCGAACTGGGCTTCATCGTGGTCACAATTGACGGGATGGGCACGCCGGGCCGATCCAAGGCCTTCCAGGACGCGTATTACGGCGCGATGGGGCGCGACAACACGATTCCGGATCAGATCGCCGGGATGACCCAGTTGGCGAAGCAGTATCCGTGGATCGATCTCGATCGTGCCGGCATCTGGGGACATTCCGGAGGCGGGTTTGCGACCACCACAGCGATGTTCCGCTTCCCTGATTTCTTCAAAGCGGGTATCGCGGAATCGGGCAATCACGACCAGCGCCTCAACGAGGACGACTGGGGCGAGCGCTACCAGGGCCTCGTGGTCCGCAACCCTGACGGCACCGACAACTACGACGCCGAGGCGAACCAGAACTTCGCGAAGAACCTGAAGGGGCACCTGCTGCTGGCCCACGGCACGATGGACACCAACGTGCCGCCGTATCAGACGATGCTCATCGTGGATGCGCTCATCAAGGCCAATAAGGACTTCGACCTGCTGATGCTGCCGAACCAGAACCACGGGTACGGCAGTGCGTCAGCGTACATGATGCGTCGGCGATGGGACTACTTCGTCACGTGGCTCCGCGGCACCGAGCCGCCGAAGGAGTACCGGATGCAGGCCCAGGCCCAGGCCCAGGCGCAAGCGCCGACGCCAACAGCGCCACAATCGCCGCCACCACTCGCCGCCCCGACTCGCGCCGACATTCTCCGAGGCGAATACGGGCCGTATCGCGCCAACAACGATTTGCTGTCATATAGCCTGGACGTGCGCGTCGATCCGGAGAAGAAGTTGATCAGCGGGAAGAACACGATCCGGTTCCGGATGCTCCGCGACGACACACGCATCCAGCTGGACCTCGTTGCCAATCTGAACGTCGACAAGATCCTGCTCGGCAACGTCGAACTCAAGTATCAGCGGGAGATCAACGCCATCTTCGTGGACTTCCCGGAGACGCTCAGGAAGGGCCGGGTCTACGCGGTCAACTTCCACTACTCCGGTTCGCCGATCGAAACGGGGCGCTTTGGCGGCTTCACGTTCCGGAAGGACCCGGCGGGCCGCCACTGGATCAACACGTCGTGCCAGGGCCCCGGTGCGAGCGTCTGGTGGCCCAATAAGGATCAGCAGCGCGACGAAGTGGAAAACATGCGGCTCAGCGTGTCGGTGCCAACGGATCTGGTGGATGTGTCCAATGGCCAGTTTCTGGGCAAGACCGATCTGGGCGATGGCTACACGCGCTACGACTGGCAAATCCATTACCCCATCAACAGCTACAGCGTGTCGCTCAACATCGGTGCGTACGTGCACTTCAGCGACGCGATTAGCGGCCTTCGGCTCGACTTCTACGCGCTGCCGGAGGATCTTGACAAGGCGAAGCGCCAGTTTGCGCAGGCGAAGGGGATGCTGGAAGCCTTCCAGAAGTACGTCGGCCCGTATCCGTTCCCCCGGGACGGCTACAAGCTGATTCAGGTGCCCTACTCAGGCATGGAGCATCAGAGCGCCGTCACCTACGGCAACCATTTCGCAAACGGCTATCTCGAGCGAGACTGGACGGGCGTTGGCATCAGCACGAAATTCGACTTCATCATCATTCACGAAAGCGCGCACGAGTGGTTCGGCAACAGCGTCACGGCTGCCGACGTCTGCGACGAGTGGATCCACGAGGGCTGGGGAACCTACCTCGAAGGCGTGTACGTGGAACACCTGTTCGGCAAGGCGGACGCCCTGAAGTATCTGAACGGCTACAAGACGAAGGTCAGAAACCGCGAACCGATCATCACGACGTGCGGCATCAGCAGAACGCCTCCCCAGGACATGTACTTCAAGGGCGCGCTCTTCATCAACACCCTGCGCAGCCTGGTCGATGATGATCGCCGGTGGTGGAACCTCGTGCGCGGGTTCTACTCCCGCTTCAAGTATCAGAACATCACGACGGGAGATGTCGTCACCTATTTCAACGCGAACACCGGCCGCAACTTGACGCCGATCTTCGACCAGTACCTGCGGCGCACCGAGTTGCCGACACTGGAGTTGCAATTCGACGAACCCGCTGGCACCGTGTCGTATCGGTGGAAAGCCGACGAAAAGGCATTCGCGATGCCCGTGAAGGTCGGCCGGAAGGACGCGTGGCAGGTCATCACGCCGACGACCGAGTGGAAGACGATCGCCCTGGGGATGAAGGTGGCGGAGTTCGACGTCGCGACCGATCTGTACTACATCAATGTCTCCCGAAAGTGATCGCCGCGCCAGACGGGTTGGTGTGATGGACATCGATACATCTGGGTGGACCGCGGAGGGCGAGTTCACGGCCACCGTGATCGACGCTCTCAAGACCGTGGACTCCATCGCCAGCGTGAGGATAGAGGACGCGCCGTCGAGCCGTGCCGAAGCCGGCTACGCGTTCATCAGTAACGAAATATATGTGAGGTTTCGGACGCGGACCCGGCACGAAACCGTGCGCCGGTTCGGGATTCCCTGGCGGCGGATCGGTCAGTGCGATCGGATGACGCTCGAAGAGCTTGGTACGGCACTGGGCTCGATCGAAAGCGTGGGTCAGCCGGACTACGCGGACGCCGGGATGCTGCAGTACCTGAGAACCCACAGGATCGTGCCGCCGTTCCAGACCAAAGGCGTCAAAGTCGTGGAAATGGTGCGAATCTACCTCGTCCCATTGCAGGGGGCGCCACGCAGGGCGTGACGTCGTTTGACAGGTCCTGGCGAGCCGGTTAATGCTAACAGACTGTTCGGCCGACAACCGGAAAGAACAGGTCTCATTGGCCGGGAACCACACGTGTCGCTCATCGAATCTCTGATTGCGGCGGTCCTCGGGACCAATGGTGACGGGCTGGTCATGCACGTCGGCGAACGGCCGTTCGTGCTGTCGCCATCGGGTTCCTCGGATCTGTCTGAGCGTCCGCTGACCATCGAGGCCATGGACGATGTCCTGACCGATCTTCTGTCGGACGAGGACCAGCGCACCCTGCGCGACGTCGGTGCCGTCGAGAAGGAACTGACGATTCCCGAAGCGCCCGACGATCGGTTCGTGCTGGTGGTCGCGCGTGGCGGCGACGACATCTGGATTGAACTGCGCCGTCAGCGGGGCAGCGGGCGGTTTCGGCGCGACCAACCTGCGGCCCCGGCCG
The sequence above is drawn from the Acidobacteriota bacterium genome and encodes:
- a CDS encoding DPP IV N-terminal domain-containing protein, whose translation is MSSRADRLLVSALVVVFCGGVVVESSLAQTPAPPAPQAPPPITAADYARAEQFLGPAVNPLVVGGNVAPTWLPDERFWYRSTTATGFEYVLIDPVAMTRTPLFDHAKLAARLSAAASATFNPQRLELDALELAVDGKAVSFNVQARRWTCDVTGAGCTSAGAASTGRGAAGGGRGAGGRGGRGGAGASGNIAVASPDGKRAVFIRDWNLWVRDVASDQERQLTNDGVKYFGYATDNAGWSSSDRAIVVWSPDSTKVATFQQDEREVGEMYLVTTPTSPVGHPTLRVSKFPLPGDRVMAMIHRVVIDVDSGRVTRIQMPPDYHRATLGDDISLRDFQWSPDATQLAFASVSRDHRQATLRVADVATGAVRTVFSETVKTQYEARAGWHTLWATNEVIWYSERDNWGHLYLYDLTTGALKHQITKGDGPVMQVLRIDEKTRTIWFVAQGRDKGEDPYFRHVYRISLDGTGDTALTPDSGDHVVQLSPSGRYLIDTVSTPEREPAVSLRDDSGKRIIMPIEKADISKLLAIGWKPPIPIKMTAHDGTTDIYGLLFRPASFDPTKKYSIVNNVYPGPQTGSTGSRAFSAARGDRQALAELGFIVVTIDGMGTPGRSKAFQDAYYGAMGRDNTIPDQIAGMTQLAKQYPWIDLDRAGIWGHSGGGFATTTAMFRFPDFFKAGIAESGNHDQRLNEDDWGERYQGLVVRNPDGTDNYDAEANQNFAKNLKGHLLLAHGTMDTNVPPYQTMLIVDALIKANKDFDLLMLPNQNHGYGSASAYMMRRRWDYFVTWLRGTEPPKEYRMQAQAQAQAQAPTPTAPQSPPPLAAPTRADILRGEYGPYRANNDLLSYSLDVRVDPEKKLISGKNTIRFRMLRDDTRIQLDLVANLNVDKILLGNVELKYQREINAIFVDFPETLRKGRVYAVNFHYSGSPIETGRFGGFTFRKDPAGRHWINTSCQGPGASVWWPNKDQQRDEVENMRLSVSVPTDLVDVSNGQFLGKTDLGDGYTRYDWQIHYPINSYSVSLNIGAYVHFSDAISGLRLDFYALPEDLDKAKRQFAQAKGMLEAFQKYVGPYPFPRDGYKLIQVPYSGMEHQSAVTYGNHFANGYLERDWTGVGISTKFDFIIIHESAHEWFGNSVTAADVCDEWIHEGWGTYLEGVYVEHLFGKADALKYLNGYKTKVRNREPIITTCGISRTPPQDMYFKGALFINTLRSLVDDDRRWWNLVRGFYSRFKYQNITTGDVVTYFNANTGRNLTPIFDQYLRRTELPTLELQFDEPAGTVSYRWKADEKAFAMPVKVGRKDAWQVITPTTEWKTIALGMKVAEFDVATDLYYINVSRK